The Herbaspirillum sp. DW155 genomic interval CAGAGCCTGAACTGAGGGCAAGGCGCCGGATCAGCTCCGGCACATCTCAATATCCCATCTTGCGGATCTCGGCCATGGTCTGCGTGCGCAGGATCAGGCGCTCGAATTCCTCCGACCATTCCCGCGTGAGATTCTTCAGCAGCAGGCTCTTGCCTGCGCGCGTGACGCGGCGGCGCACATCCTCGTTATGCAGCACCATCTGCAGGTTCGACGACAGCAGATCGATGTTGCCCACCGGATGCATCAGGGCGTTGACGCCGTTCTTCAGACCGACGTGGCGGTAGGTTTCCAGGTCCGACAGGCAGACCGGCACATTCAGTTCGAAGGCTTCCCAGATGGTCAGGGGTTGGGATTCGCTGGAGCTGGCCAGCACATAGGCATCGGCCGAGGCCAGGTAGCGCAGGGTTTCTTCATTGGGCTGCTCGCCCAGGAAGCGGTAGCGCTCCGGCAGCGCCTCGGAGAGCTTGCGCGCGCCCTCGCCCAGTTGCAGGTACTTGCCGATGAAGACGCACTCGATCCCGGCACGCTGCTCACCGCTCATGGCGTTGACGGCCATGATGGTGTCTTCCATGCGCTTGCGCGGCTCGATGGTGCCGATGCAGACGATGCGTTTTTTATCCTTGGGCTTG includes:
- a CDS encoding glycosyltransferase family 4 protein encodes the protein MKILLLNDEFYTTGASTAMLRLAERLVQNHEVSVLPRIDGQGEVRKQFEAMGIPIVKDLAGNPDVIVSNCILSGQLVGELAPRCPVIWWIHEAEIGRDLLLRYPNMAQGFKSASHIVFQTEFQRIVYGSFLFDSPAMVHVLPFWNDAIYRQEDLQPKPKDKKRIVCIGTIEPRKRMEDTIMAVNAMSGEQRAGIECVFIGKYLQLGEGARKLSEALPERYRFLGEQPNEETLRYLASADAYVLASSSESQPLTIWEAFELNVPVCLSDLETYRHVGLKNGVNALMHPVGNIDLLSSNLQMVLHNEDVRRRVTRAGKSLLLKNLTREWSEEFERLILRTQTMAEIRKMGY